The Lycium barbarum isolate Lr01 chromosome 4, ASM1917538v2, whole genome shotgun sequence nucleotide sequence CGAGACCTCCCATTCGATAGTAATTTAACCCAACAATCATGAAAAATATCTACAAAAAACTTGAATGGATGGCCACTAGATGAGTCTGTTGAATGGTGTTGTAAAAGATTGGATATGGTACTACTGAAAAAGAGTCACATACTTGTAGCCTTCTATTTACAATAGCTTACGACATACATGTTATGACACCATTCAGGCATTCACTGCACAACAACATAGAGACTATATTTGTAGAGTGAATGCAAAACTGCTCACATTGAACTAAAAACGCGTTCATGTGTGCAAATTCCACATTATGCCTCTTTAATGACCCAAACTTGGTCATTCCAAATTTACAGACTTCTTCTTTCATacttttgcaacaagcaattTATAGGTGTCGCAGATCCCACAACAGTAACATGGGCATAGAGAAAATCAAGGAAAATCAAATTGGAAATCCATGACACAAAAGGTTGCACCTCCCCAAGTAGTCAAATTTTCCACCATTTATGTGCATGCCCTCATAATAGATCACCTTTGGCGTTCTTCGGGACTCCCGGTGTAAGGATCTCCTTAGAGTTGTATAGGCTCTAATACCATATAAACAATTGAAGAAGTGATAGAAACCTGTAAGTATGATTGAAGACATCAACTGGTTTAAATAGACGTTACATCAACTATCAACTAAGAAGACTCCTTGAAGTAGGAGACTTCTGTTAATAAAGATTCTAACAAATTACTCTAACCGAATAAGACCTCGTAGAGTCTATCTAgataataatatatgtataagagAAAAACATATATAAAATACCAAATCAGAGGACTTCTAATGATAAGGAACTACTCCAAAGTAGCGTTCTAATAATGTTAAATAATCAATTATCTAAACTATTAGCTGATCGATATAGTAATTGTCCTAGTAATGATAACTTCCAACTAATTGTGTTATAGATTTAGCATTTTATTTACATGAATCCTCCACTGCCTCATgtaatttatatttttactagCTTAAAATATAAACAGACTCATTCTTTTCAATATCTTATACTTATTGAAATTATTGGAAAAGAAAAATATGCTTAGCAGAGCATCGATAGTTATTATAACAAAAACTATGAAAACAAAGATAATAATAGTTACAATAACTAAAAGATCGACACTGTGCTTAAGTTGAATACCTGAAGTCCTGAAATCAAATCTTACTCGAACTTGTCTAAAAGTGATTATTTcttcttctgtaattcctttgacTTCGCAGTTTTTTTCTCCTTCACATAATAATTTTATGTTCCAGTTCCTCAATGATTCTAGCAAGCCATTTCAGATTTTCAGTAGAGACCATAAAATACACTATGGATAATCCAATACATAGTCACTTCCATATCCCATCAGAGCAGCTTTCCAAAAATCATTGAGAAATTCAAAATTGCTTTCTTGATCGTCTAGCATAGATACATAATAATTTATCTCTGATACCCGATCATTACTGCAAGCTTCCGAAACTAGGAATCCACGTAATCCATCATTACCTTCATATGAATTGTTCTGAAATGTAGCAAATTGACGTCCTTTAGGGATGCATCCTTCAAGATGATTGTGTGAGAGATTTAAAACTACAAGATATGTAAGATCAAAAGCAAGTTGTTCTAATATCTCTCTCAAAAACTAGTTGAATGAAAGGTCCAATGATTCGACTATACATAAACTTCCAAGTGATGTTGGTATATGACCCTGCAACCCATTATGAGACAAATTCAGCACCCGAAGCGCAACGAGATCTCCCAGAACACTAGGGATGTGTCCTTCAAATTTGTTATTTGAAAGATTGATAGTGATGTACAGAAACAAGATTGCAACAACTTCAAGCTCTAATCCATTTGTTACAACAGCTACCGAGTCTTGGTAATATTCATCTCCTTCATCACTTGGTGCGTTCATTGTTTGATCAATTGTCTTCATGGCTTTCAAATGTCGAAATAGACTTGTTGGTAAGTTTCTCGTGTAGGCATTGTAAGAGAGATCTAACATCCGAAGTTGAGTAAATATGTTTTCAATCGTTAGAGTTCTAATGGACCCGTGCAACTTATTGGATCTCAAGCTCAGAGCTTGCAACTTTGGCAGAGTTTCCAACCATGTGGGGAATGTGTCGTTGAGGTAATTATCTCCTAAATCAACAACTTGCAATTCTTTGCAATGGCCAGAGATTGAGAAATTTTTCCTTTAGTTTATTGCCATGCAGGTTAAAGCTACTAATTAAGCAAACTTTCAATACTGAAGGTTGTTGGAAGAGCTGCAGAAAGATTGTTGTGGCGCATATCCAAAATCTCGAGGGCATTGATATTATCCAAACATTGAGGAATTGAACCATTCAAGATGTTTCTTGCACTACAACAAATGTGATATTTAGCTACGAAATTATTAACCATGATACAAAATTCGTCACCAATTATTCATTTTTTGTGACGAAAATTATATTTCGTGTTTAAATACATGGTCAGAAACTTTTAATGACGAAACTTGAAATTTCATAGCAAAAATTTTGTCCACTAAAGTTTCCCACCAAAAAATAAGTTGGCGCCATTTATTGAGTAATATTAGCCACGAATTTTAAATTATCAGTGACAAACTATTTCGTCACTAATAATGTATCCAATTTGTGACAAATCTTTTTTTGTCTTAAATTTAGTTAAATTCTGGAGACGAAAAAAATTTGTCACAAAAAATATGTTGTTACAATAGCGACAAATTAGGGTCTGTAGATAAATGTTGTAAGCTTTAGCCACAAAAATTTGTATTTAATTGTGACCTTTTTTTTCGTCACTAATAATATAAACAATTAGTGACGATGATTTTATTGTCTCTGATCAACCTGCGCTTTAGTGACAAAATAGATTTGTCACAAAACATGTAATATTTTAAATAACGACTTAAAATTTGTAGTTGAATAATTCAACTATTTGCTATGAAAAAAATCATAGCTAAATACGAAATGTTCTTTGGCTACGATTTATAATGATTACAAGTGTCAACtgacaataaaaaaaaatcaagcttTTCATAAGAAATCGATTGAGTCCATCGGTTAGTTGGCGAAGgagaaaaattaagaaaaattgaCAAATTCATTGGTAGTTAATTTGTAAAAATGACAGAATCCATTGattttcttaaattatgcaaataTAAAATGCATCATCCGGGAATACAATCGAGGTTTGTACCGCGTCAAGGTACTATTCAACCACTTGTGGTGCTTGTTTTTGGTTTTTCTTATTTATACTTTTCAATTGCATTTTTTGCACGAAAATaattggtgattttttttttatttttttaacaaatTGCTAACCACACCGGTCAGTTATTTTTAATGAGTTGAGCGGAGCTTTGTCCAAGTTGATCGGTTTATGGAATAgtaatttttattaatttttaatagaAAATCGATTAATTTCATTTGTTTATTGAAACAATGAATTTTTTGGTTTAATTTACTGGTAGACTCGGTAAAAAATAGTGTCCCGAAATTTGGCGCTAAAAAGCTAacatttccttttcattttttttttttgaatttttcgcACGTGTCTGTCAATTTTGTGGTATGTAAACTCTATCGATGAAATCGGTCAGTTTGCTTCAGGCAAAAACTACCTACTGATTCCACTTAAAGCAATTATACGAAGGTAACGTCAACGTGCAAGATTATGCTTTGAAAAGATGCAAAATATATTGTGGATCTTTGATTACTCATTTACCACTAATGAAGAAAATTGAAATATAGGGAAATAACCCATATATACGGCCCACATATCTAATTTGCAGCCAATGTAACTCTTTGTATCTGTTTTGTATAGctatatatacatattacatatactttgtatatagtgtatatgctatgtataaaCAAGCGAAACCAACTCAAATTGTAGTGTATAGACAATGTATATGATCTGTATAGCTATATATAAGTTGCTCAATTTCTTTTGTAACTTTACTTATACATCCTTATACACTGTATAtagtgtatatgctatgtataaaCAAGCGAAACCAACTCAAATTGTAGTGTATAGACaatgtatatgctttgtataGCTATATATAATTTGCTCAACTTCTTTTGTAACTTTACATATACATCATTGTACACTATTTTACATTACATATACATTCTTATACGCTATACAtaatgtataaaaaatatatattctttGTATAACAATGTATAAGTAttgtataactatgtataaacaATTTATTCCCTTGGGGACTTATAATTCCTCTCAAACACCACCATATCTCCATTGTCAGCTTTAGAATCTCTTGAAATATTTTAACTCTGAGATTTGTAttaatattttgactatattattTAAAACTGATAATCTTTGCTTGGGAGGACCTAGGTCGGAGATTTGAAGCTGAAAAGAAGATGTTTTGGGTAAAAATCTGAAGAACTCCACTGTGGTTTTGTTAAAGCTTCTTGTGAAACTTCAAACCTATAAATTTGCTGCTTAGAATCTATTGGGTGAATAATTAATATGAGAAATAAAGACAAGGGCTTCTATCGGAGCTTATAATTGCAAATGGTGCAGAGAGAGCTAGAGAGGTGGAGGGGAGAGAAGAGAGGTGGATAGAGAAGAGAAGAAAATTAGAGGTTTGATAAGGTATTGTAATGGTTAAATTTATACATGCCCGGAGCTACACAGACACGATGTCTTCAACATAATGCAAAAATAAGCATCGTGCTAAGCATAAATGACCCATGCAAAACCGCCACCAACCTATGGGTCTACCTATGCCCCAATTTATATCTAACATAATCCAGGTTTCTAGCCCAAGGCTATGCGTCATAATCCAGGTTTCTAGCCCAAGGCTATGCGTCACATAGGCCATGCACTGCATCCATAGCCTCATACGAGCCATGCTCAGCCTTCAGTTCGTGTTAATGCCCTTTCATTGAGTCTAAAGGGACAAAACACATGTTTATTAATTGTTATCTGTTCGATACGAAGGTCGTTGAGTTCTTGTCAAGAGGCAGGTAAATTTCATAAATAGTCACATaactttgttctttttttttttctattagaAAAGTCATATAGCTATATTTTCTTACGgaaaaattacaaaactttcaccctactaacacaaaagtcacattTGTTGATAAATCCAACCTTCTGAAGAGTTTACTCTATATTTTAACCCTTTTTTGTCTTTGATTTAATAAATACAGGTCCTATTAAAAGAGGATCTCGACCCAAATTCTTAACGTGGTGATGAGTGATAATTCACAAATCTTTTACTATCTTCAAATGTATCAAAATGTTGGGTTTTCCGACAATTATGACTTTTGTGTACTAGGGTGGAAGTTTTGTAATTTTTCTATTAGAAAACATAATTTAATTTTGGTGAAAAATAATTCATAATTATGTGATCATTTATGAAATTTACATGTCAAGAGACTATGAGATTTTGGATTGTGATAGCTATATTTTAGACTTCTTTACATACTTGATttgtagcatttttttttttttacaaacaaCCATAATTTTGTTGGTAAATTTCAATAAATGAAATAAGTTGATTTAATTTTTGGTATATAATTGATTTTTGGAGTATAAAGTTGTTGTCATGTGATCGAAATGCAGGGTAATGCTGCATATAATAGATCCTCGTGGTCGGTCCTTCCCCGGACCTCacacatagcgggagcttagtgcaccgagctgccttttttttttaattgatttttttaaaaacgaAGTTATCTTTTATGTTAGCAAAACATTTTAACAGTTGAATATTATATGGGCTgtttaagaaatttttaaatgtAACAATTTgacaatgatatatttttattgtTGTCAAAGCACTTAATTTTCTctaaaacttattattttgaagaaaaaaagcACTTATTATGTACTTGGTTTATGGCGTaaattttttgtttcttttcaacTTTCCGCCAAAAAGCAAAAGGCGGCAAAACGAATTCTTCCCctcttttatttttcactttGGTTCTAGGTTTTCCCTCTCTACACAGTTAGAACTGAATTTGGTAGGTCTCTTCCTTAATTGTATTCCCACTTCCCTTCCTTCAAATTCTAGATTTGTTTTTGAGGTTGATTTTTCTCCTTCCTTATTACTGTGTTTACTTTGAAATCACAATTTTGGAAATTCGACAAATCACCACAGGTTCTTTTCAACCTTGTTTTTCTTAGGGTTTCTTACTTTCTTTTTATTTGTGCTTTATCAGATTTTAATCATCCTGAGGCCATCAGAGATATCTACAAAGTAGATATACCTATTTTCTACTCCAAGGTTTGTGTTGGACTTTTTATTCTTGCTCCGAATCTATCTTTCCCTTTAGTAAATCAGTAATTTTGCACTAATCATCTTGCTAATGAGAAAATGAGGAACAGGGTAAACGTAATTCAAGTGTTTATGCTACTTTTAAGAATTATTCCCTTATTAATTCTTATGTGTAATTGGTTAGTGTCTCCAATTAGTACAAGATTCAAGACTTGAGCTTCAATTTCTCGTGGAAAAGGACATGTCGTTGAGTTCTCCCAGTTTCCAGAATTCCCTATCACAGGGTAGTAGGTAAGTTCAAGAAGTCTATTTTTTCTATAGCTCTTCCTCAATTTCTCTTTGATATTTTAGAATTAAGTATGTGGTTTAGAATTAGACCTCTTTATACAAAAAGTGACAACTCctaaattaataaatataacaTGATAAGATAGTTCTAGTTACGCTATAGAAAAATTGAATTTCCTTTTCTAGTTGTTGTCATTATTATGTTTTGGTGCCAATTTGGTTATGAGAATTTTCCTTTAATTCAGGTCATCACACATTTTTTATGGATGTTGTAAAAATAGCATCTGTAATGGAGAAAGTGAAAATGAATATTAGCGTCGAAGTTCTTATTTGTTGTTTTAATTGAGAAGTTCTGAATCTTGCAACCATTGTGGGAATATATATCTCATTAAATAGACTTGCAGATTACTACTATTTGCAGGACAAAAAGCATGTATGCTGTATTAATATGTAGAATTCTTAGTACTATATTACTTGTGACATGCTCAAATTACTTGGTTACATGTAGCTTCATATCATTGTAATATTTGATCTGTAATGTTGTGAAGAATATGTTCAAGGCTTATATTCGCAAAATTAATTTTCACCATGATATGTCACTTCCGAGTCATTCAAAGGGCATCCTGCATCCTTATAGATGAGTATTAGAGAGGAGTTCCTCTACTTGTCAGCTTTATGCTATGGCCTTAGAAGATATGGATTCCTTAACTTTTGAGCTCCTAGGTTTACTCCAAGGTAAATGAACTTGAacattttcctttttctaatATCAGGTACATAGTCTCTGATATACATTTGTAGATATCCTTTCTCAGGTACCGGAGGAGGTGGACCTTAGTATGGATCAGTTTATTGACTTGTGCATTCTATGTGGATGTGATCACTGTGATGGCATCCGAGGTATCATGCTTGTCAATTAGATCTTTGTTTGAAAATATGTTAACTGCATTATATAGGTTGTAGTAATCAAATAGCTCATACAACTTTTTGACTCTACAACATATTTACTTTTGATTCCTAATGTATGTTTGCTTTTATTGTTGTAATAAGAGCTGTACATGTGCATATAGCATCATAATTTAGATTGTGTATAGATAGAAATCTTAGGCTACAGCTTGGTCTTCATTTGTTACTTCTAAGAAGTTTAACCAAATCCCAAAAGTATAAAGATGTGAGGAACAATTACACACAGTTGACCGAATAGCTGATATCTTAGTATTTTTTTGTGTGTGGTGCGAGAGGTAGGAACCTCTTTATCTTATACAAAGAGACATGGTTGTACAATAGATCTTAGACATGACTTTTCAGCGGGCTCATACTTCTGATAAAAAAGGGAAGCCAATCCAAATGAAAATCTAAATTGGTTTGTTTTGTCTCTTTATTTTCTCTACTAATAGAAGGGGAGATAAAGTGAAAAATGCAGGGGAGGAATTGGGTTAAATAGAGGTTAAGGAAACGTTACAGGCTAAGTTGATGATGGAAATGATGCCAAATAAAGTAGCATCTGAATGCTAGTACTTCTTACAAACAAGTGCCCAAATGATAATTACATGCATAAACTTTGAAGAATGACAGATATAAACAAACATATGAATGCTTAAAGTTTACAAGCATTTTTAGCCAGTGATTTTTTTTAATGGTAATTAGAATACATAAGAGAGTTATGTACAAAGCTTAAAGCAAATCCCATGCACGTTGCAACCCTATTGCTTGGAACCACCCGACTCTACTCTATTCGAAGCTACTGGTCTAAGGATAAAAATTTATACATTTGAGTCTACTAGCTATTTTGGTCTTTCCTGTTATCTATGCAAAGTATATCCTTCACCACCTATGTCTGAGTATCCCATCCATAATCTTCTTTCTTGGCTTGAAGTATCCTAAAATAATTTTTTGCCAAGTATATTATCCATAGCATTTGCCTGTTTTCCTCATTTCTTTGTCAGCCCATTCAATCTCATTTTATCAGTCCATCATTGGTCTTGATAGCCCATACAAATGAAATTTGATATACTTAAAAAATTTAACAATTTATGTGCTCTTTTAATTGTTCTGCAGGGGAATGGAGAGAGGGTTAGGCCAACAACTGATGCCAATTCTAGAGTCTGTCTTGAGTGTTGGATTGGTGGAGGCATGGATGCATGTGGTATATGGTGCATGTTAAATTGGACATAACATAGCTTAATGCTTGGGTGCTTCGTCGCTTTACAAGGCAAGGTAGTTTGTCAAGGAACTCTCATATTTTTAACAAtccttttttacttttttatattctGGTATTGCTTTGttctatcttgatttaaatgaCTTAGTCACTTTTGATTAAGTAAAAATAAAATGTATGATATATTTCATTAACCAATATGTTGGGCCCGTGCCGAGCACGGGCAACACTCATTTGGTATAATTAGAAGAAAAACATAATATATGGAAAGATCTCGTCCTTCACCACCTTAACTAGGCACTGTTGAGAGTTTTTATAGTAGTTGTTATCACATGCTCTACCATCAGTGGATCATCTCTTAATTGCCAAGTACTTTTAGATGATTTCTCGGTTTGTATCTCTATTTCTTGGAATATATtgtttcttttcttccaatttctaTTATTAATTGTCTAATGCATGAAGTATGGTATAAATATTCAAATGATATATTTGGAAGGGGGGAGGAGGGAAGAGGGATCCATATCATACTCTCATAGAGAATTAATGATAGCATTCATATCAAATTAGATTTTGTGACTGCAAACTTAACCTATAATTAAGGAATAGGCCAGTTCTAGTTGGTTTATTGTAGCAACTATATATAGTTAATGTTTAGTGGATATGGACATAACTTTGGGGCTGGAGGTGGCTAGTTCTTATTAATGTTTAAGTCTTCTTTTCCACTAAAGTTGTAATCTACTTCATTAGTTGGTCACTGGATTACTTGATGGAATATATGCTGCCAAATAGAGtaatttgtaatgttatgttagGAGTTCGTAAATCATCATTTATGTTAAATTTGTAATGATACAGTTTTTAGttgtaatttaaaaattaaaacatACTCCATTTTTTGCATTTTAGATAGTGTTCTAcattgactttctttttaaaatagATGCAGATTCAATTGGAATCAAGAAAGTTCGTGGAAAGCTAGAAGAAAGGTCTTGCAAAATGAAGTAGTCTATTGGGAAAAAATTGATATCAGAGATCTAGTTGGTAAAGGAAAGTCTATTAAGGCAATTCACAAATTAGCTATCAATGGAGTTGGGAATAACAACTCAAATATTCTTTTGCTTCAAACAAGCAATGAGCTCACAAGATAGGAGAGAGACTCAACTACATTGTATTTTTCAAACTAATCACATTTTTGTCACAAGACATTATTTTGTCATAAATTGTGACAATATAGTATTTGTCCTAGAATTGCCTTCTAATCATTAATATAATTCATTCTTTAAGTACAAATTAAATTTGTATGTTATCACAATTATTATTGTTACTAATCACGACAATTACTGTGACATTTTTGTTGTGTCACTAAAAATAATTTTAGTGACGACATGATAGGTTTTAACTACAAAATTATAAGCCAATTTTGTAAAAGAGAAGTTGTCACTAATTTATACATTTGGGGACGAAATATCTTTTCGTATATAATAGATTGTTTTTGGTGACGAAATTAATCTTGTTCAACTACGAAATACATATAACTTTAGGGACAATTAATGTCATCACTAATTACACAAAGAATTAGTGACAAGATAGTTTTGTCAGTATTAATAACCTTTTTAGTGACGAAGACGTACTATCAACTACAAATTTTTATACCTTTTTTTGACGAATGAGTTTGTCATAAATACTATGCATTTGGGCACAAAATGGAATTTCGTAGTTAATGCAACTTTATTTAGAGACGAAACACTAAGTTGTCTCTGTATACATTTAGCGACCCGCATTTAGGGACGAATGGTTGACGAAATTTTTTTCGTCACGGAAGGTTTTTGGTGACAAAATATGAATCTTTGGTGACGAAATAACTTGTCCCTGGTAATCAAATTTGTTGTAGTGTTGCCAAATCTAGAATCTTTAGGGATGTCAACTTGCAAATAGACAAAGGGACCTCTCTAATGAGATTATTATGTGATATCAAGAAGACTGTTGTGGAGATTGGTGGTATAGCTAGTGAACCTTGaagaaaataaaatcataaatcaataaaatctacaaattgaagaggaattgagTCAATATTTGTCAAAACGTTGAGGGGTAAATTAAGACATCCCATTGAAATCATCCTGTTAGACCATGCCCAATCAGGAATTCCCCCCTGAATCTTATTATTTGAAAGATCTAACTCCCCAACATACAATGCGGGTCTCAAAAATTTCAATTCATGTACTTCACATGAAGCCAAGGATAAGGACCCTAGAGACTCGGAACAAGTAAATTTGTCTCCGTTTTCATTAGTCAATGAGATACTATTATATGAAAGACCAAGATAACTAAGATGCTTGAGGTTTGAAAATAAGCCGACATCCACACTATCACTAAAATTATTTGATGAAATATCAAGGTACGTTAGATTCACTTGGTTCGGAATTGATTTGGGAACATGCACTACAACATTGTGTATCTATAGCTATGAAGTACATAGTagctaattataaaaaaaattgtggctaaACACTTTAGCCACGATTTTTTGTTCCGTAGCATTCGTAGCAAAATGTAGCGTAGCTAAAAGTTAGCTACAAACTTTACATGATCCGTGGCTAAGGACTATTACTTATTGCTACCGaatttttttgtgttgtagctgtAATGGTAAATAGCTTCTGTCACAAAAAATTTACTTATAGCAAGTGATTTTATTCTTTTGCCACGACAAACAAAAGTTGTAGCAATCTTCATAATGTAGTCACAAGGTATTGTATTGTAGCAAAATATTTAATTTATTTGCCACGTAAACTCAAAATCTGTGGCTATTTTTATAGTCTAATCTCGTGGCAATATAGCTATGATTTGAAGTATTGCCACAAACATTTTTATATTGTAGCTCAGAATTTATATCTTTAGCCATGAAATATATAAAATTATAGCTAAAATGTTTCTTCATTTGCTACGGAAAGTGAAATAATTTTATAGGGCAATTATATATATTTAGCTACATGTTCAACAATTCCATTATTACAAATTAAGTTTTCCACAAGCATTGTTGGTGACAAGAATTTTATAaacaaattcttttttttttactccaAAACACGTTTCAAGTTACAAATAATTGTACTTGATCTAAACAAAAAAGGTACTGATAGTTGTATTTTTCAATTTCAATATAGTAATAATACACAATTTTTGTTTGACACAATCTTGTTTGAGTCCAAAGCTGTATAGTCTTCCCCTTTCTCTCTTTCCATGGTCTTCAACCGCACCTTAGCTTGATCAACATCTGTCTTAGTTTGTCACTCATATGCTCTCATTCCACAAATCTGCCTGTTAATAATGATAAATTATTTTAGCACTAAGAAACATAAACAATTAATTATATGTGTGTACATAGAATTCAAGAgcaaaacaagtcttagataaATCTATTACTAATAATCAATTTAACAAAGAAAAAATGCAAAGCAACAAAAAAAGTAAACAAACCTATAGACTTTTTAAACTTCTTAAAAAGATCTTCTCCCCATAACATCGCTTTGTTGTTGCAATCGACAAATTATAGCTCCTGCCagcattattacaactttaaaaTCTTTAAAATTCCACTCACTACTAATAAAAAAATAAGGCACGATATTAATAAAATTGCTAGAATAAGTCCGAACACAAAAACTCAAGTCAAATAGGTGTAAGTTGAGATTCAAAAatcttaaaatataaaaatatgagcATACTTTGAATATAAAAGCGATGGATTCTCTCTTGCTCCATTTTTTATCTTTTTCATTGTTCACTTTTCGAGACTTAAACCCATAAATTCTCACGAGCTAGCGGCTGTTGGCCTTGCAGATGATTGTCCTGTAAAAGAATAAAGACTAGTGAATTGGACTTGAAGTCCTCAAGTTGACCAGAAAAGCCGTTACCAGTGATGGAAGGGAGAATATATGTGATGGCATAGACCCTGAGAGCTTCCAATTTACAAGAGATAAATAATGAAGTGAAGTTAGATAGCCAAGAGATTCAGACAAATTACCAGAAAATTTCACTAGAGAAATCCAACTTCATGACTGATGCATTGCTGTTCCATTTGATATTTGGAAATAATTAATGAGTTGATCATTGGCatgtaaggtaagaattctcAAGTTTTGAAAGTGAAAAATACTCTCAGGTAATATCCCATGCAATCTTGTGTTATCAAGCCTCAGAGTTGTTATATGAGAAGATAAATTCAGAGGAATGGTGGAAGAGATGTTCACATTTCTAAGATCAAGCTCTCTTAATTGAGTCAAATTCTGGAGGAACAATATAAAATCATGAGCTGCGAGTCTTAGATCAACATCAGTGAGACGAAGAAATAGTAATTTGGAAAGATGAGAGATTTCAGAAGAAACTTGACCTGAAA carries:
- the LOC132636418 gene encoding uncharacterized protein LOC132636418, encoding MYLVYGVNFLFLFNFPPKSKRRQNEFFPSFIFHFGSRFSLSTQLELNLVDFNHPEAIRDIYKVDIPIFYSKCLQLVQDSRLELQFLVEKDMSLSSPSFQNSLSQGSRYRRRWTLVWISLLTCAFYVDVITVMASEGNGERVRPTTDANSRVCLECWIGGGMDACGIWCMLNWT